A window of the Elgaria multicarinata webbii isolate HBS135686 ecotype San Diego chromosome 22, rElgMul1.1.pri, whole genome shotgun sequence genome harbors these coding sequences:
- the LOC134412470 gene encoding sodium/potassium-transporting ATPase subunit alpha-2-like, with the protein MVDENPMKDNLYLGVVLVAVVIVTGCFSYYQEAKSSRIMDSFKHMVPQQALVIRDGEKMLIAAENVVVGDLVEVKGGDRIPADLRIISASSCKVDNSSLTGESEPQSRTPEFTNENPLETRNICFFSTNCVEGTARGIVILTGDHTVMGRIASLASGLEEGPTPIAMEIEHFIHIITGVAVFLGVTFFFLSLFLGYSWLEAVVFLIGIIVANVPEGLLATVTVCLTLTAKRMARKNCLVKNLEAVETLGSTSTICSDKTGTLTQNRMTVAHMWFDNQIHQADTTEEQAGAMTGKRSPTWTALARISGLCNRADFRAGQEDVPIAKRETTGDASESALLKCIELSCGSVAEMRRKNAKVAEIPFNSTNKYQLSVHEAEDKPKGHLLVMKGAPERILEKCSTILLQGKEVNLDKKMQDAFQDTYHELGGLGERVLGFCHQYLPERQFPRGFKFDVEKVNFPINKLCFVGLISMIDPPRAAVPDAVGKCRSAGIKVIMVTGDHPITAKAIAKGVGIISEGNETVEDIAARLNIPVSAVDPREAKACVIHGSELKDMTPEQLDSILRNHPEIVFARTSPQQKLIIVEGCQRQGAIVAVTGDGVNDSPALKKADIGIAMGIAGSDVSKQAADMILLDDNFASIVTGVEEGRLIFDNLKKSIAYTLTSNIPEISPFLLFILLNIPLPLGTITILCIDLGTDMVPAISLAYEKAESDIMKRKPRDSEVDKLVNERLIGMAYGQIGMMQALAGFFTYFVIMAENGFLPNTLMGIRLDWDDRSKNDLEDSYGQEWTYTQRKQVEFTCHTAYFISIVVVQWADLIICKTRKLSLFHQGMRNRILIFGLLEETTLAAFLSYCPGMDVALRMYPVRVTWWLCALPFSLLIFVYDEIRKLIIRQCPGGWVEKETYY; encoded by the coding sequence ATGGTGGACGAGAATCCCATGAAAGACAACCTCTACCTGGGCGTGGTGCTGGTGGCCGTGGTTATCGTGACGGGTTGCTTCTCCTACTACCAGGAGGCCAAGAGTTCCAGGATCATGGACTCCTTCAAGCACATGGTGCCTCAGCAGGCCCTGGTGATCCGGGACGGCGAGAAGATGCTTATTGCTGCTGAGAACGTGGTGGTGGGGGACCTGGTGGAGGTGAAGGGAGGAGACCGGATTCCCGCCGACCTGCGGATCATCTCTGCCAGCAGCTGCAAGGTGGATAATTCCTCTCTGACGGGCGAGTCGGAGCCGCAGAGCCGGACCCCGGAGTTCACCAATGAGAACCCACTGGAGACACGCAACATCTGTTTCTTCTCCACGAACTGCGTGGAAGGTACCGCACGGGGCATCGTTATCTTGACGGGGGACCACACGGTAATGGGCCGCATTGCCTCTTTGGCCTCCGGCTTGGAAGAAGGGCCCACTCCCATTGCCATGGAGATAGAACACTTCATCCACATCATCACCGGGGTGGCTGTCTTCCTGGGAGTGACCTTCTTCTTCTTGTCCCTCTTCCTCGGCTATTCCTGGCTGGAGGCCGTGGTCTTCCTTATTGGCATCATCGTGGCCAATGTTCCAGAAGGGCTCCTGGCCACAGTCACAGTGTGCCTGACCCTGACGGCCAAGCGCATGGCGCGCAAGAACTGCCTGGTGAAAAACCTGGAGGCTGTGGAGACGCTGGGCTCCACCTCCACCATCTGCTCGGACAAGACGGGCACCCTGACCCAGAACCGCATGACCGTCGCCCACATGTGGTTCGACAACCAGATCCACCAAGCCGACACCACcgaggagcaggcaggggcaatgACTGGCAAGCGCTCGCCCACGTGGACAGCCCTGGCCCGCATCTCCGGCCTCTGTAACCGGGCGGACTTCAGAGCGGGACAAGAGGATGTCCCCATTGCAAAGAGGGAGACGACGGGAGACGCTTCGGAGTCTGCCCTCCTGAAATGCATCGAGCTGTCCTGCGGGTCGGTGGCAGAGATGCGGAGGAAGAACGCCAAGGTGGCAGAGATCCCCTTCAACTCTACGAACAAGTACCAGTTGTCTGTTCACGAAGCTGAAGACAAACCCAAAGGTCACCTCCTGGTGATGAAGGGGGCTCCCGAGAGAATCTTGGAGAAGTGCTCTACCATCCTGCTTCAAGGGAAGGAAGTGAACCTGGACAAGAAGATGCAGGATGCTTTTCAGGACACCTACCACGAGCTGGGGGGTCTAGGGGAGAGAGTGCTGGGCTTCTGCCACCAATACCTCCCCGAGCGCCAGTTTCCCCGGGGCTTCAAGTTTGACGTGGAGAAGGTCAACTTCCCCATCAATAAACTTTGTTTCGTGGGGCTCATTTCCATGATCGACCCACCGCGGGCCGCCGTGCCGGACGCTGTGGGCAAATGCCGAAGCGCCGGGATCAAGGTGATCATGGTGACCGGGGACCACCCCATTACCGCCAAAGCCATTGCCAAGGGAGTGGGCATCATCTCCGAGGGAAACGAGACCGTGGAGGACATTGCCGCCCGGCTCAACATCCCCGTCAGTGCAGTCGATCCCCGGGAAGCCAAGGCCTGCGTCATCCATGGCTCCGAGCTCAAGGACATGACCCCTGAGCAGCTGGACAGCATCCTCCGGAACCACCCGGAGATCGTCTTTGCCCGCACGTCCCCTCAGCAGAAGCTCATCATTGTGGAAGGATGCCAGCGGCAGGGGGCCATCGTGGCCGTGACGGGCGACGGGGTGAACGACTCCCCAGCCCTCAAGAAGGCCGACATTGGCATCGCCATGGGAATCGCCGGCTCGGACGTCTCCAAACAGGCGGCAGACATGATCCTCCTGGATGACAACTTTGCCTCCATCGTGACGGGCGTGGAGGAAGGCCGGCTGATCTTCGACAACCTGAAGAAGTCCATCGCCTACaccctgaccagcaacatccccgAGATCTCTCCGTTCCTGCTCTTCATCCTCCTCAACATCCCGCTCCCGCTGGGCACCATCACCATCCTGTGCATCGACCTGGGCACGGACATGGTGCCCGCCATCTCCCTGGCCTATGAGAAGGCCGAGAGCGACATCATGAAGAGGAAGCCGCGGGACTCCGAAGTGGACAAGCTGGTGAACGAGCGCCTCATCGGCATGGCCTACGGGCAGATTGGCATGATGCAAGCCCTCGCCGGCTTCTTCACCTATTTCGTCATCATGGCGGAGAACGGCTTCCTGCCCAATACCCTGATGGGGATCCGGCTGGACTGGGACGACCGCTCCAAGAACGACCTGGAGGACAGCTACGGACAGGAGTGGACGTACACCCAGCGGAAGCAGGTAGAGTTCACCTGCCACACGGCCTACTTCATCAGCATCGTGGTGGTGCAGTGGGCCGACCTGATCATCTGCAAGACCCGGAAGCTCTCCCTCTTCCACCAGGGCATGAGGAACCGGATCTTGATCtttggcctgctggaagaaacaaCCTTGGCCGCCTTCCTGTCGTACTGCCCGGGCATGGACGTGGCCTTGCGCATGTACCCGGTCCGGGTCACCTGGTGGCTCTGCGCCCTTCCGTTCAGCCTGCTGATTTTCGTCTACGATGAGATCCGGAAGCTCATTATCCGTCAATGCCCAGGGGGTTGGGTAGAGAAGGAGACCTATTACTGA